The genomic stretch GTCTTCAGCCGCTTCCCGCGCATCGTCCGCGATTTGGCACGCAAACAGGGAAAAAAAGTCAATCTGATGATGGAAGGCCAGGACACGGAATTGGACAAAACGGTCGTCGACCTGATCGGCGATCCGATCATGCACCTGATCCGCAACAGCGTCGACCACGGCATCGAACTGCCGGAGGCCCGCCGTCAGGCCGGCAAGCCGGAGGAAGGGACCATCCGGTTGAAGGCCACCCATGAGGGCAGTCGCATCGTCGTCGAGATCGGCGATGACGGGCGCGGCATCGACGAAAGCAAGGTCCTTGCCAAAGGGCGGGCATTAGGTCTGATTCCTGAGGGACAGACCCCTTCACGTCAGGAGATCCTGGACCTGATCTTCGCCCCCGGCTTCAGCACTGCTGAAAAAGTGACAGACATCTCCGGGCGCGGTGTCGGGATGGACGTGGTGAAACGCGCCATCAGCAGCCTTCACGGCATCATCGACATCCAATCGGAGCCGGGACAGGGAACGGCCTTTCAACTGCAACTGCCCATCACCTTGGCCATCATCCAGGGGCTCATCGTTCGGGTGGAGCGGGAGAGCCTGATCATCCCCCTAGACAACGTGCTCGAAAGCTTCCAACTGCAGAACAAGGAGGTGCAATCGGTCGGCGGGCGTGAGGTTTTTTCGGTGCGGGGGCGGATCGTGCCGCTCTATCGGCTGCAGGACCTGTTACAAATCCCGCTTGATCCTGAGAAAGGGCGCCGCAAGTACCGGTCAGTCGTCATGGTCGGTTTGGCCGAACGGCGGATGGGTCTGGAGGTCGACTCCCTGATCGGCAAGAAGGAGATCGTGATCAAGCCCATCAAGGCGCCCTGGCTGAACCTGGAACATTTTGCCGGCGCCACCATCCTGGGTGACGGTCGCGTCAGCCTGATCCTGAACATTGGTGCCATCTTCCGCCGGGGAGCGGGAGAGCGGTTGCAGAACTGAGGGGACGAGGTGATCTAATTTGTTGGAGCATGAGATCAAGGAACGGGGCGATGTGTCGATCCTTCGCTTCTACGGCAGCATCGGCGTCGGCGACGCCCACCGGATCAAGGATTCCCTGGCTCAACTTCCCCGTGAAAACAGCCGCCTGGTCATCAACCTGGGCGTCAGTTTTGTCACCAGTGAAGCCATCGGTAATCTGATCTTTCTCTACAAGCGCTACCGGGAAAAAGGGGGGCAGGTGGTCCTCTGCAACATCACCCCTTCCGTGCGCCAGGTGCTGGAGATCACCCGCCTCGACAAATTGCTTCCTATCGTGGAGACGGAAGAGGAAGCCGTGACAAAGCTTTCCCGGGAGTAAGCTATTTCGTAAGCGCTCGGCGGCGCTGAGGCAAGCGAAGGGGAAGCGTAACCTAAGCGAAAAGTAAAGGAAAAGCGAAGGAAAAGCGAAGGGAAGTGGCTGCGAATGCTTTCGCGGATGAACGTCGGCACCCGGATCCTCCTGGTGATCCTTTTTTCGTGCCTGGTCACAGCCGCCGTCGGTTTTTACGGCTTGAACAGCCTCGCCGATGAAAAGGCGAGCCTCGACGGGATGTACAACAACGCTCTGTTGCCGGTCCGTTACCTGGGAGAGGCGAAGGCCAAGTTGCAACAATACCGCGTGGCCGTCTATAACCACATCCTTTCCTCAGACAAACGGGATCTGGATGAATGGGAAGCGAAGACGAAAGAGTACGCCAAGAGCTTTGAACAGGAATTACGAAGATACGGCGAAACCGAGATCGGCGCTGATGAAAAGCGGATGTTGTCTGACATCGAATCATCCTGGAGCACCTACCGTGAGGTGACGCAGCGGATCATTCAATCGAGCGCCCTGGGAACAGCGGAAGGGAACGCCAAAGCGCTGGAGATCGCCCGCACGGAAGGGCGGACAAAAGCGCTCGCTCTGGACGAAAAATTGGAGAGAATGGTGCAACTCCAGGTGGAACTCTCCGAAAAGACCAAAAAGAACGCCGACGACAGATACGCGTCGACGCGAACGACGACGGTGGCCGTCATCGCCGTCGCTTTCCTGCTTTCCTTGGGCGCAGGGGTGGTCCTCTCCCGCAGCATTTCCAAGCCGCTCGGCGAGTTGGAGCGACTGGCCCAGAACATCGCCCAAGGCGATCTGACCCAAAACGTGGCTGACAAGCAAGGGGGCGACGAGATTTCCTCCCTCTCCCGCTCAATCCATCAGATGGTCAACAACCTGCGCAGCTTTGTCAAGCAAGTGCAGGACGGCGCCCAGTCGGTAGCCGCATCGAGCCAGCAGATCGCGGCTTCATCTCAGCAGTTGGCCAGCGGCGCCCAGTCCCAGGCCCAGGAGGCCCAGAGCCTGTCGACCATGATGAACGACATGGCCGGCGCAGCCACTCAGGTGGCCACATCTGCCCAGAAAGCGGCCATGTCCTCTGAGACGACGACCAACGCCACCATAGAGGGTGGCAAGATCATC from Heliomicrobium modesticaldum Ice1 encodes the following:
- a CDS encoding methyl-accepting chemotaxis protein; translated protein: MLSRMNVGTRILLVILFSCLVTAAVGFYGLNSLADEKASLDGMYNNALLPVRYLGEAKAKLQQYRVAVYNHILSSDKRDLDEWEAKTKEYAKSFEQELRRYGETEIGADEKRMLSDIESSWSTYREVTQRIIQSSALGTAEGNAKALEIARTEGRTKALALDEKLERMVQLQVELSEKTKKNADDRYASTRTTTVAVIAVAFLLSLGAGVVLSRSISKPLGELERLAQNIAQGDLTQNVADKQGGDEISSLSRSIHQMVNNLRSFVKQVQDGAQSVAASSQQIAASSQQLASGAQSQAQEAQSLSTMMNDMAGAATQVATSAQKAAMSSETTTNATIEGGKIIDETVRGMDAISENVMVLGQNSEKIGEIVEMIDDIAAQTNLLALNAAIEAARAGDAGKGFAVVADEVRKLAERSGSATKEIASLIKQIQAVTGRAVEAAKSGRELTQQAGAAFQHIKDQVKQTATEVGEIAAAAEEQAATTEQASRAVQNVAAIAEESSAGAEETASAIEAMSNLATELQASAARYKV
- a CDS encoding STAS domain-containing protein, whose amino-acid sequence is MLEHEIKERGDVSILRFYGSIGVGDAHRIKDSLAQLPRENSRLVINLGVSFVTSEAIGNLIFLYKRYREKGGQVVLCNITPSVRQVLEITRLDKLLPIVETEEEAVTKLSRE